Part of the Triticum aestivum cultivar Chinese Spring chromosome 4D, IWGSC CS RefSeq v2.1, whole genome shotgun sequence genome is shown below.
TAAAAGACTTGTACTGTAGGTATGTGTCACTTTCCGGACCCAGATAATCTTGAGAATTTGCTTGCTGACTTCACTGGTGATGCTCCATGATGTACTGTAGGTATGAATGGTAACACCTCTGCCTTACGTTTGCACACATCACATACCAACCTACTTAGTCGCAATTCGATGAAAAATTGTGAATTTGTAACTAACatacacacatataatccaatttCAAATTTGACACAACTTCACAAGAGGAAGCCAACTCGTggtcaccacacacacacacacggacacACACACGGACACACGGGCGATGTCAGTCACACGCTCTTCTTGTCGAGGAGCTCGGCGAAGCAAGAGGCGAAAGCTTCCATGGCGTCGGGCGGCAGCACGacgccgacctcgacgccgccgcacCCGTCGGGGCTCTCGGTCAGCGACACCGTGCCGGGGGTCATCTCGATGGACACCATGTCCACCCTGCACGGCGTGCCCCACCCGAAGTCCGCGCCCGCGTACACGCCGTGCCGCGGCGACCCGCCCACGGACATGGGCCGCTGCGGCAGCACCGACATCACCTGCCCCAGCCACTCCTCCGCGCCCTCCAGCACGCCCCGCTCCATCTCCCTTATCGCCGCCCCGatggccgccgcagccgccgccacgcTCCCGCCCGTGTCGCCCTTGAGCTCATCCGTCGCGGCCTCCACGAAGCACGGGCGCAGGCAGTTGCCGAAGTACTCGGCCGGGAGCGGCGGCGCCAGCCTCGACCGGCACTCCGCCGAGAACAGCATGTGGCTGCGCGccgcgccttccacgcccgcggACCGGCACCGCAGCAGGCACACCCACGCCAGCGCCGACGCCGCCACGAACGACGACGCGTGCGGCGCGGCCGCGTCCTTGATCCCGTCGATCTGGTCGCGCGTCAGCGGGAAGGACGCGATCActggagacggaggcggaggccccTGCGCTTgcgggggcggaggcggaggcggagggccGGACGCGAGGCGGCTCATCCCGGCGAGCGTCTTGCCGAGCAGGTCGTCGGGGTCGGCCACGAGGGAGCGGTCGAGCACGGGCGGTGGCGGCACGGCCTGGGAGTGATCGGCACCGTCGAGGGGCCCCCCGAGGCGGCACGCGGCGGCCCAGGTCCGGACGAAGAGCGTGGCGGAGGCGTCGTCGCAGGCGGCGTGGTGGACGGAGACGCCGACGCAGACACCGCGGCCGGGGAACACGGTGGCCTGCACGGCGGCGAGCGCGAAAGCCCCGTCCTTTCCGGGCGGGGGCAGCGCGGGCACGAGCGGGCGCATCAGGCTCAGGTCCCGTGGCCCGGCGGCGACGAGGCGGTCGAAGTTGTCCTCGTGGGACTCAGCGAGGACGAGGTGGAGCGCGTGGTGGCCGCTGGAGTAGGAGAGGCAGCGGGCGGCGGGGCTGATGGTGCCTGCGAGCGGGAAGAAGCGGGCGAGCGCGTGCGGCAGGGAGGCGGCGAGCAGCGGGAGCGCGGCGGCCGGGTGGGCGTGGCGGTAGAAGAAGAGGCGCTGGACGGGGCCGGTGAAGAGCCAGGCGGCGTCGAAGAAGGTGATGGGGAGCTCCGCGGACGGGCACGGCGGCGCCGGCGCCACGCGGAGCCG
Proteins encoded:
- the LOC123095551 gene encoding malonyl-coenzyme:anthocyanin 5-O-glucoside-6'''-O-malonyltransferase, whose translation is MAEAAGVRVLERLRVAPAPPCPSAELPITFFDAAWLFTGPVQRLFFYRHAHPAAALPLLAASLPHALARFFPLAGTISPAARCLSYSSGHHALHLVLAESHEDNFDRLVAAGPRDLSLMRPLVPALPPPGKDGAFALAAVQATVFPGRGVCVGVSVHHAACDDASATLFVRTWAAACRLGGPLDGADHSQAVPPPPVLDRSLVADPDDLLGKTLAGMSRLASGPPPPPPPPQAQGPPPPSPVIASFPLTRDQIDGIKDAAAPHASSFVAASALAWVCLLRCRSAGVEGAARSHMLFSAECRSRLAPPLPAEYFGNCLRPCFVEAATDELKGDTGGSVAAAAAAIGAAIREMERGVLEGAEEWLGQVMSVLPQRPMSVGGSPRHGVYAGADFGWGTPCRVDMVSIEMTPGTVSLTESPDGCGGVEVGVVLPPDAMEAFASCFAELLDKKSV